CGTAATTTTTTATAACCAAATAAGCAACAATAATGAGTCAGTTTTTAGTACTGCTGGCAGCACCCGGTGGCAAAAGCAGTGGTTTCGAATTTATCTTTTTGGGCATGATGATTTTGGTGTTCTGGTTGTTCATGATCAGACCACAAGCCAAGAAGGCCAAAGAGCAAAAGAAGTTTGTAGAGAACCTGCAAAAGGGTGATAAAATTGTAACCATCGCTGGTATCCACGGCACCATCAACAAAGTAAATGAAGATGGAACCCTGCAGCTGGAAGTAAGCCCCGGCAGCTACATCAAAATCGAAAAAAGTGCATTGAGTATGGAGTGGACTGCTAACGTAAACAAGCAGCCTGCCCCTGCAAAATAAGCAGCAGTCGATAGCCTTATTTACAAACCCTGCCATTACAATGGCAGGGTTTGTTATTATTGTGCGGCCAAATTAAATGCCATGAAAAAACTCCGCTGGATAGTACCCGTCGCCGTTTGTTTAATGCTCATGAGTTTCGGTTTGTTTGAACCACTCAAAGGCACGTGGAGCAACAAAAATGGACAAACCATACGTTTCACGAAGGGCAACCAGTGCGAATGGATTTTGAACATGGAAGGCCGCAGCGATACTTTTCGCATTACCTATCATTACGAAAAAACAGGCAAGACTTCTGGCATACTCGATTTGGGCCCCTTCGACCGTGGTTTTTTGAAAGGAAAAACACTCTACGGTATTATAGAATGGAGTAAAAAGAAAGACAGTTTTCAGTACGATGCCGAACCGGGCAAATCAGAAAAAGTACGCCCCAAAACCATGAACCCCGATCAGGTACAAGTGTACAGCCGCCAATAGCCGGGGTGGTTTAACATTGTTGCAGCGCAGGCTTGCACAACATTCTGTTTCTTTGACCACTTTTATGCGTTATCTGTTTATCAGTTGTTTATGGTTGTTGTCGGTAGCTGGTTGGGCACAGGGTACTGTGGCACCACCAACAGACAGCACCCGCAGGTTGGAAATCATCAAAGCCCAGCGATACAATTTTGAAAAAGTAGATTCACTCACCCGCTTGTTGTCGCTGGCAGGCAATGTGCAACTGCGGCAGGAGGGTACCTTGTTTTACGCCGACAGTGCCGTGCTCAATGAAGTAACCAATGTGATTGAAGCATTCGGCAACATTCACATCAATGATGGCGATTCACTGCATACTTACAGCAAGTACCTCCGCTACAAAGGCAATGAAAAGCATGCATACCTAAAAACCAATGTGCGGCTGGTTGACAACAAAGGTTCTGTTCTTACCACCAATGAGCTGAACTACGACATGAACCTTGGTATTGCCGATTACAAATCGGGTGGCAAAGTGCTGAACAAAAAAACAGTACTCACCAGCAAGAATGCCAAATATTATGAAGCCACAAAAGATGTGGTGTTTTCGAAAGAAGTGGTGCTGAAAGACCCGGAGTACAACATGGCTACCGATTCATTGCAGTACAACTCCCGTACAGAAGTGGCCACGTTTATTGCGCCAACCACCATCATCAACGGCAAGCGAAAAATATACACCAGCAGCGGCTATTACGATTTAAAAAACAACAAAGCGGTGTTTGGCAAACGCCCTGTGATTGAAGACAGTACCTATACCATCGTAAGCGATGACATGGCTTTTGATGACAAAGAAGGTTTGGGACAGTTTAATGGCAATGTGGTGTACAGAGATACAGCCAGCGGTGTGGCGGTGTTGAGCAATCAGTTGTTTGCCAACAAGAAGAATTCTTCTTTTTAGCTACGCAAATGCCGTTGTTGATTTTGAAACAAGATCAGGATTCTGTTTTCATCACTGCAGATACGTTATTCAGTGGTAAAATCACCACACAACTCAATCGGAGCATTCCCATTATCATAGACACAGCAGGCAAAAACTATATTGCACCCGACCTAAATGGAAAGGACAGCAGCATGAATCGCTTTTTTGAAGCCTGGCATCATGTTCGCATTTTTTCCGACTCGGTGCAGGCCGTGGCAGACAGTATGTTTTATGCCGGCACAGATTCAGCATTCCGCTTGTTTACCGGACCCATTGTTTGGGCCAATGAAAGCCAGATTACAGCAGATACGATGTATCTCTTTACCAAGAACAAAAAGGCCGACAGGCTCTTTGCATACTTCAACGGATTTGTGATCAACAGGGTGCAGGGCGAAGCCTACAATCAGGTAAAAGGCAATACGATTAATGCATTGTTTACTGAGGGAAACATTAGTTATGTACGTACCAAAGGCCGTGCTGAAAGTGTGTACTATGCATTGGACGACTATGATAAGTTTGTAGGCATGAACAAAAGCACTGCCGATGCCATCGATATGTTTTTTGAAAACAAAAAGGCAAAACGGGTGAAGTTCATCAATGATTTGAAAGGAACAACTTACCCGATAAGGCAAATACCTCCGGGCGAAAACCGGCTGAAAGGTTTCAACTGGCAAGACCAAAAGCGACCAAAAAGCTTTGCAGAATTGCTCGGCCGCTAAGGATGCTTTATTTTGACAAAGCAATTTGTAGCAGCTAAATTATTCTTATGCCCATTCTTTTTCTGAAGAGAAGATTTATAACCTACCTGCAAGAGTTCATTCATGATAGCCGGGCTATCGGTATCATCTTGCTGGTAAATACTGTGTTGGCGTTGCTGCTGGCCAATTCGCCATGGGGCAATGCTTTCATTGGAGCCATTACTACCGAGTTCGAATTTTTGCACCATTGGCATTTGCCACATTCCGCCTTGCATTTCATCAACGATGGGTTGATGGCAGTGTTCTTTTTTTGGTAGGCATGGAAATCAAACGGGAGTTGGTGATGGGAGAGTTGTCTTCTGTAAAAAGAGCCATATTACCCATTGGCGCTGCCGTTGGTGGCATGATAGTGCCTGCTGTTTTGTATGTATTTTTCAATAAAGGCGGACAATTTCAGCAGGGATGGGGTGTACCAACGGCTACGGATATTGCTTTTTCATTGGGCATTGCCAGCATGCTGGGTAAAAAATTTCCCGCCAACCTGAAAATCTTTTTGATGGCTCTGGCTATCATCGATGACTTAGGTGCCATTTTAGTGATTGCTTTTTTTTATGGCGGTGCCATTAAAGGCATGTTTTTATTGCTGGCATGTTTTATCCTGTTGTTGCTGTATTTCATGAACCGCCGCAAAATGACATTCGGTGCGCCTCATTTTATATTGGGCATTTTGCTTTGGTACTGCTTGTTCAATTCTGGTATTCATGCCACTATTTCCGGTGTGCTGCTGGCCTTTATGGTGCCCGATAAACAGCTGGCAGGTTTTGAAATGAAATTCCACAACCCAGTCAACTTTTTTATACTGCCCGTTTTTGCTTTGGTAAACACAGCCATTGTAGTAAATGGCGATATGCTGCAAAATGCGATACACAGCACATTGGCCTGGGGGGTATTTGTGGGGTTGGTGATTGGTAAACCCGTTGGTATCACCCTGGCTTGCTGGTTGCTGGTTCGAAAAAAAGCGGCTGTGCTGCCAAGAGGAATCGATTGGTACCACATCGTTGGCGCCGGCATTTTAGCAGGCATTGGTTTTACCATGTCCATTTTTATTACAGCCCTTGCTTTTGGAGATGCCATTCATCAGGATATCTCAAAAATGGCCATTTTAATTGGCGCCCTTGTGAGTGTGTTGCTTGGGTTTGGTTGGTTTTCGGCCGGTTTTATCAGAAAACTATTTGCTGTTCAGGAGGCGCCGGAGGAAGCGGCAGCCTGAGAAAATATTTTCCCCCGACATAGGATGCTGTCATCAAAATCCTATATTTATGCGGGTTTATGCAGGTTTTTGCCATGTTGAAACAAGAAAGACACGCTTTTATTATTCAGCAACTAAACGTACACAACCGGGTGTATAGTACCGATTTGCAACAACGATTGGATGTATCGGAAGATACCATCCGCCGCGATTTGCAGGAATTGGCTGAAGATGGGGTGCTTATAAAAGTGCACGGCGGAGCGGTATCCAAAAGTTTTCATTTTACCCTTTCCAACAATAAAGTGTATTTGCCCGAAGAAAAAAAGCTGATTGCCCGCAAAGCAGTGCAGCTTATACAATCGGGCATGGTTATTTTGCTCACAGGTGGCACCACCATAAGGGAGCTTATCAATATTTTGCCGGCAGAGCTAACGGCCACTTTTATTACCCCAAGTGTGCCCATTGCATTGGAGCTGATGAACCATCCGCATAGCGAGGTTATTTTTATAGGCAACAAACTGAACAAGCATGCACAGATGGCTGTGGGAGCGGAGGTAAACCGTCAGCTGGGGTCCATCCGTGCCGACCTGTGTATACTCGGTACCAATGCACTGGATGCCACTGCAGGCATTACAGAAACTGCATGGGACATAATAGAAGTAAAAAAGGAATTGATTCGGTCGGCAGATAAATTGGTGTCCATTGCCATTTCTGAAAAGCTGAATACCATACAACCCTTGCAGGTGTGCAGCACCAATGAGATAGATATTTTAGTAACCGAAATCGACCCACAAGATCCGATGTTGAAACCTTATCGGGAGCAGGGCATCAACCTGCTGTAGGCGGCGTTTGTAGCGCTTTGCTTGCCTTTCATGTGGATAGCTAGCTGTCATTCTTTCCACATCAACCAAAAAAAAGTTCCCCTTTTACCTAAAGATTGTTAAACTTGCTAATTGAAGCTGTTTGCAGGTTTTTGCGGTTTTGCGTGTTTGAGTATAAAATAACTGCTGCTTAAATACTATTGCCTATACCTGCTTATGGCAATCATCTTCAAACCAAAGGTGATTTTAAAAACTGCACTTATGAGAAAAATTTGGCGTGCCTTGATGGTCGGCTGTTTTATGCTGGCTGCTGCGCTGGCTATTGCGCAGGAAAAAAATGTATCGGGCAAAGTAACCGATGCTAAAGACAACAACATTTTGGTTGGAGTAACCGTAACCAACACCAAAACGGGTAAAAACACCCTGACTGATGCAAAAGGTGTATTCAACATCATGGCGTCGGTAGGCGATGTACTTCGTTTTACATATGTTGGCTACACCTCCCGCACCGTTACTACAAGTCAGTCGGCTACCATGGATGTTGCCCTTACATCTACCGAGTCTGAGTTGGATGATGTAGTAGTTACAGCATTGGGCATCAAAAAGCAAAAACGCAGCGTGGGCTATGCCACAAACGACGTTGCCGGTCCTGCACTGGCTGAAACCCAACGCGACAACTTTGTAAATGCACTTGCCGGCCGTTTGCCGGGTGTGAGCGTTACCGGTACCACCGGCATGCCCGGGGCCTCCACCAATATTCAGCTGCGGGGTGTAAACTCATTGAGTGGCAGCAACCAGCCATTGTTTGTGATTAACGGTTTGCCCATTAATAACCAAACCTTCAACGCAAACAACATGGTGATGCAAACGGAAAACCGCACCATCGACTTTAGCAGCCGTATTGGCGACCTGAACCCTGAGGACATTGAAAGCATTACTGTATTGAAAGGACCTGAAGCCGCAGCACTTTATGGTATTGATGCTGCCAATGGGGCCATTATAATTACCACCAAAAAAGGACAGGTAGGTGCTGGAAAATTGAGCTACTCTTACAGCTACGGTGTAGAAAAACCTGGCAATCTGCCCGAGTTTGACAGGGTATACGCCCGGGGTATCAATGGCATTGCCAATGATAATACTTTCTCCATGTTTGGTCCTAAGTATGGCCCTAATGATACCTTGTACAACAACACAGATGGTTTCTTTCGGAATGGCCAATTGCAGCGTCACAACCTCACATTTGAAGGTGGCGTAGACCAGTTTACATACCGTCTCAGCGGTGGCTACAGCAGCCGCGAGGGAGTTGTGCCAACCACCAAGTTTGATCGTATGAACGTATCATCCGATTTGAACGCCAAATTGTTCCGCAATAAACTCACGGTTTCATTGAACATGCAATACATATATACCTATAACCAAAAGGTATCAAAAGGCAACAACAGTTTCCTGTTATCTGTATTGCGCTGGCCGGCTGATGATGATATGAAAAATTATCTGAATCCCAATGGCAGCCGTCGTCGTGTAACAACAGGTACTGAAATCGAAAACCCCTATTTCGATGTGTTTAAAAACCAACTGTTCGACCGGGGCAACCGCTTCATTACCAATCTGGGGCTCAATTATGACATCACCAAATGGCTGTCGGTGAATTCAAGAATCGGCGCCGATGTCTTTGGTGGTTTCTACAGCGTTTTTTATCATCCTGAATCAAACCGTGCTGGTGGTAATACGGGGGGTAGCATAGACAATTCTAACAATACCAACCGCACCATAACAATGCAGAATTTCATTCAGGCCCGCAAGTCTATATGGAAAAACAAGCTTGATATTACAGCCCGGATAGGTAATGCCATGTATGATTTTGATGACAACACCTACTCTGTTCGCGGCGAAAAACTGCTTGATCCCAATTTCAACAACCTGAACAACACTGATTTGACAACACAACGCCAGCGGAGTACCCGTTCACGTAAAAGGGTGGTTGGTTTCTTCGGAAGTGTAGATTTGGGGTATAAAAATTGGCTGTATGCTACTGTTACCGGTCGTAACGACTGGTCTTCAACACTGCCCACTTCCACTAATTCCTTTTTCTATCCTTCCGTGTCGGGCTCATTCATCCCCAGCGAATTCATAAAAAATGATAAACTGAAAAAGGTATTGAGCTATGTTAAAGTTCGTGGTTCAATCGCTCAGGTAGGTAAAGACGCACGTCCATACAGCCTTTATCCTGCCCTGGAATCGCAAACCACTACCGGCGGCGGCTATGCTTATGGCTTCACAGCTCCCAATCCATTCCTTCGTCCTGAAAAAGTCACCAGTAAGGAAATTGGTGCTGAAGTACAGCTCTTTAAAAACCGTGTTAGCATCGATTTCGCTTACTACAAATCCAAGTCTGTTGATCAAATCATCAATGGTTTGCGTATCAGCTATGGCACAGGCTTCATTCTCAAGAATATCAATGGGGGTGAGCTTGAAAACTGGGGCTACGAGGGTATGGTGCGCATAGGTATCATGCAGCGCAAAGATTTCCGCTGGGAGTTATCACTCAATGGAACCACCACAAACAGCAAACTGACGAAAATGCCTGACGGAGTACCGGAGTATTATAACTCTGATACCTGGTTGTATGGCAACGTAAGAAACGGTGCTCGACTCAATGGTCCGCTGACAACATTGACAGCCCGTTATGAATACGAAAAAAATGCTGCTGGTCAGTTACTCATCAACCCCAGCAATGGTTTGCCTATTTTGAAGGATAACACAATATGGCCGATTGCCGGCGACCGGAACCCTGATTTCAGAGGTGGTATCGGCAACAATTTCAGCTACAAAGGCATTAACCTGAACTTCCTGCTTGACATTCGTGTAGGTGGCGATGTCTACAATGCCACTGGACTGGATCTCTATACATTGGGTTTGCACCAGCGTACCATAGACAACAGAGAAGTACCGGTGACTTTCAATGGCG
The Phnomibacter ginsenosidimutans genome window above contains:
- the yajC gene encoding preprotein translocase subunit YajC, encoding MSQFLVLLAAPGGKSSGFEFIFLGMMILVFWLFMIRPQAKKAKEQKKFVENLQKGDKIVTIAGIHGTINKVNEDGTLQLEVSPGSYIKIEKSALSMEWTANVNKQPAPAK
- a CDS encoding OstA-like protein; amino-acid sequence: MTTFMRYLFISCLWLLSVAGWAQGTVAPPTDSTRRLEIIKAQRYNFEKVDSLTRLLSLAGNVQLRQEGTLFYADSAVLNEVTNVIEAFGNIHINDGDSLHTYSKYLRYKGNEKHAYLKTNVRLVDNKGSVLTTNELNYDMNLGIADYKSGGKVLNKKTVLTSKNAKYYEATKDVVFSKEVVLKDPEYNMATDSLQYNSRTEVATFIAPTTIINGKRKIYTSSGYYDLKNNKAVFGKRPVIEDSTYTIVSDDMAFDDKEGLGQFNGNVVYRDTASGVAVLSNQLFANKKNSSF
- a CDS encoding DeoR/GlpR family DNA-binding transcription regulator, translating into MLKQERHAFIIQQLNVHNRVYSTDLQQRLDVSEDTIRRDLQELAEDGVLIKVHGGAVSKSFHFTLSNNKVYLPEEKKLIARKAVQLIQSGMVILLTGGTTIRELINILPAELTATFITPSVPIALELMNHPHSEVIFIGNKLNKHAQMAVGAEVNRQLGSIRADLCILGTNALDATAGITETAWDIIEVKKELIRSADKLVSIAISEKLNTIQPLQVCSTNEIDILVTEIDPQDPMLKPYREQGINLL
- a CDS encoding SusC/RagA family TonB-linked outer membrane protein; the encoded protein is MRKIWRALMVGCFMLAAALAIAQEKNVSGKVTDAKDNNILVGVTVTNTKTGKNTLTDAKGVFNIMASVGDVLRFTYVGYTSRTVTTSQSATMDVALTSTESELDDVVVTALGIKKQKRSVGYATNDVAGPALAETQRDNFVNALAGRLPGVSVTGTTGMPGASTNIQLRGVNSLSGSNQPLFVINGLPINNQTFNANNMVMQTENRTIDFSSRIGDLNPEDIESITVLKGPEAAALYGIDAANGAIIITTKKGQVGAGKLSYSYSYGVEKPGNLPEFDRVYARGINGIANDNTFSMFGPKYGPNDTLYNNTDGFFRNGQLQRHNLTFEGGVDQFTYRLSGGYSSREGVVPTTKFDRMNVSSDLNAKLFRNKLTVSLNMQYIYTYNQKVSKGNNSFLLSVLRWPADDDMKNYLNPNGSRRRVTTGTEIENPYFDVFKNQLFDRGNRFITNLGLNYDITKWLSVNSRIGADVFGGFYSVFYHPESNRAGGNTGGSIDNSNNTNRTITMQNFIQARKSIWKNKLDITARIGNAMYDFDDNTYSVRGEKLLDPNFNNLNNTDLTTQRQRSTRSRKRVVGFFGSVDLGYKNWLYATVTGRNDWSSTLPTSTNSFFYPSVSGSFIPSEFIKNDKLKKVLSYVKVRGSIAQVGKDARPYSLYPALESQTTTGGGYAYGFTAPNPFLRPEKVTSKEIGAEVQLFKNRVSIDFAYYKSKSVDQIINGLRISYGTGFILKNINGGELENWGYEGMVRIGIMQRKDFRWELSLNGTTTNSKLTKMPDGVPEYYNSDTWLYGNVRNGARLNGPLTTLTARYEYEKNAAGQLLINPSNGLPILKDNTIWPIAGDRNPDFRGGIGNNFSYKGINLNFLLDIRVGGDVYNATGLDLYTLGLHQRTIDNREVPVTFNGVLKDGLENSATPTPNNIVINPYYNNTFYSSSVIDQEFIERDVNWLRLRDITLSYMIPQAWLKKVKLFKTASVGITATDLFMITNYSGGDPGVNGTTTATGGSGSVGIDYGNLPVSKTFNFNLRVSL